A single window of Martelella sp. NC20 DNA harbors:
- a CDS encoding SDR family oxidoreductase — MRIFLTGATGFIGSAIAANLLNDKHQVLGLARSDTSAEVLRQAGCDVLQGDLHDLESLRRGAEQADAVIHTAFDHDFSRMADNCEMDRIAIEAMGSALAGSNKRFIVTSGLPPLMGQVSTETDSLPAGAHGMPRVSEQAAMVLTDSGVRVSVIRMPQVHDQNRQGFASYLMDHARKHGVSAYVGDGQNRWPAVHRLDAARLYSLVLDNGARGERYHAVGEEGVAVRDVVEAIGKRLNVPVTSLSEEDSAGHFGWLDRIARMDVPASSALTRQTLQWQPLQKADLVQDILESV, encoded by the coding sequence ATGCGAATTTTTCTGACCGGCGCGACCGGGTTCATCGGTTCGGCGATCGCCGCCAACCTGCTCAACGACAAACACCAGGTGCTCGGACTTGCGCGGTCGGATACGTCTGCCGAAGTCTTGCGGCAAGCGGGCTGTGACGTCCTGCAGGGCGATCTGCATGATCTGGAGAGCCTGCGCCGTGGCGCAGAGCAGGCCGATGCGGTCATTCATACAGCCTTCGATCATGATTTTTCCCGCATGGCGGACAACTGCGAGATGGACCGCATCGCAATCGAGGCGATGGGCAGCGCTCTTGCCGGCTCGAACAAAAGGTTCATCGTCACGTCAGGCCTGCCGCCTTTGATGGGGCAGGTTTCCACCGAGACCGATAGTCTGCCGGCCGGCGCCCATGGCATGCCGCGCGTGTCGGAGCAGGCGGCGATGGTGCTGACCGACAGCGGCGTGCGTGTGTCTGTGATCAGGATGCCGCAGGTCCACGATCAGAACCGGCAGGGATTTGCGTCCTACCTGATGGATCATGCCCGCAAACACGGTGTCTCGGCCTATGTCGGCGATGGACAAAACCGCTGGCCGGCGGTTCATCGGCTCGACGCTGCCCGGCTTTACAGCCTCGTCCTCGACAATGGTGCGCGTGGCGAGCGCTACCATGCGGTCGGCGAGGAAGGCGTTGCGGTCCGCGACGTCGTCGAAGCGATCGGCAAACGGCTGAATGTGCCGGTGACTTCGCTTTCGGAAGAAGACTCGGCAGGCCATTTCGGCTGGCTCGATCGGATCGCGAGAATGGACGTGCCCGCGTCCAGTGCCCTGACAAGGCAAACCCTGCAATGGCAGCCGCTGCAAAAGGCCGATCTCGTCCAGGACATTCTGGAATCGGTCTGA
- a CDS encoding alpha/beta hydrolase family protein, which translates to MPEPTVKPDRPPVPMATPILSFSPVTFEVPGRQAPLEMRVVVPATGDKLPVILLSHGHGSSNFIASMRGYGPLVDFYAAHGFVVIIPTHQNSKTLGLDTTGPEGPLFWKSRPRDMSFIIDHLAEIESAVPGLAGRIDRSRIAAVGHSLGGHTVAMLAGMRVKDPANGEDVDFSEPRIKAAVLFSPPGSGSGASARIAELYPALVNSDFSSMTTPCLVMTGDKDINPMFSERADWRADAYRLAPGPKSLLTLKDAGHIFGGISGYDAAETSDESPERVATVQRITWAYLRTALYADDPAWSTIMSEIENGSEGRIESK; encoded by the coding sequence ATGCCTGAACCAACCGTAAAGCCGGACAGACCGCCGGTGCCGATGGCGACCCCGATCCTTTCCTTCAGCCCGGTGACGTTCGAGGTCCCGGGACGCCAGGCACCGCTTGAAATGCGGGTCGTCGTTCCCGCGACGGGCGACAAGCTGCCGGTGATCCTGCTGTCTCACGGCCACGGCTCCTCGAATTTCATTGCCTCGATGCGAGGCTATGGCCCGCTGGTCGACTTTTATGCCGCCCATGGCTTCGTGGTGATCATTCCGACGCACCAGAACTCCAAGACCCTCGGTCTCGACACGACCGGTCCCGAAGGGCCGCTGTTCTGGAAATCGCGCCCCCGGGACATGAGTTTCATCATCGATCATCTGGCGGAGATTGAATCCGCCGTTCCTGGCCTTGCGGGACGTATCGACAGGAGCCGCATCGCCGCCGTCGGTCATTCCCTGGGTGGGCACACTGTCGCCATGCTCGCCGGCATGCGCGTCAAAGATCCCGCAAATGGAGAGGATGTTGACTTCTCCGAGCCCCGGATAAAGGCGGCTGTGCTGTTCTCGCCGCCCGGCAGTGGCAGCGGTGCCTCCGCCAGGATCGCCGAACTCTATCCGGCGCTGGTCAACAGCGACTTCAGCAGCATGACGACACCTTGTCTGGTGATGACGGGCGACAAGGACATCAACCCGATGTTCTCCGAGCGCGCGGACTGGCGGGCCGATGCATACCGACTTGCTCCCGGCCCCAAATCGCTCCTGACCCTGAAGGATGCCGGGCACATCTTCGGCGGCATATCGGGCTATGATGCGGCAGAAACTTCGGACGAAAGCCCTGAACGCGTTGCAACTGTCCAGCGCATCACCTGGGCCTACCTCCGGACCGCGCTTTATGCCGATGACCCGGCCTGGAGCACGATAATGAGCGAGATTGAAAATGGCTCTGAGGGGCGGATCGAGAGCAAATAG